Proteins encoded within one genomic window of Actinoplanes octamycinicus:
- a CDS encoding MarR family winged helix-turn-helix transcriptional regulator — protein MGISNDAVEIRAQGWRRLAALHGLIETALERELQAGHRLSVVEFTVLDALSRQDGWHMRMQQLARAAALSSSATTRLVTRLEDRGLLTRILCADDRRGIYTELTAAGRELLEQARPTHDRALEESLAQAEQLPELETLVTALHQA, from the coding sequence ATGGGAATCAGCAACGACGCGGTGGAGATCCGCGCGCAGGGCTGGCGCCGGCTCGCCGCCCTGCACGGCCTGATCGAGACCGCGCTGGAGCGGGAGCTGCAGGCCGGCCACCGGCTGTCGGTGGTGGAGTTCACCGTGCTCGACGCGCTCAGCCGGCAGGACGGCTGGCACATGCGGATGCAGCAGCTGGCCCGGGCCGCCGCGCTGTCCAGCAGCGCGACCACCCGGCTGGTCACCCGGCTGGAGGACCGCGGGCTGCTCACCCGGATCCTGTGCGCCGACGACCGGCGCGGCATCTACACCGAGCTGACCGCGGCCGGCCGGGAGCTGCTGGAGCAGGCACGGCCCACCCACGACCGGGCGCTCGAGGAGTCACTCGCCCAGGCGGAGCAGCTCCCCGAGCTGGAAACCCTGGTCACCGCCCTGCATCAGGCGTGA
- a CDS encoding cyclase family protein — protein sequence MQEWRIIEHIGTHVDAPAHFTAGGRTSTELRPAELLLPAVVIDIAARAQRDPDTAITIDDLRAFERRHGRIPDGAAVLMYSGWGAKVGDPDAYRGTDAAGTLHFPGFGVDACEWLLRHRRIRSLGVDTLSIDPGVSTTFDAHLALTGADRYGLENLANLQQIPRHGATIFVGLIPYEGGSGGQARVLATW from the coding sequence ATGCAGGAGTGGCGGATCATCGAGCACATCGGCACCCACGTCGACGCGCCCGCGCACTTCACCGCCGGCGGGCGCACCTCGACCGAGCTGCGGCCGGCCGAGCTGCTCCTGCCGGCCGTGGTGATCGACATCGCGGCCCGCGCCCAGCGTGATCCGGACACCGCGATCACCATCGACGACCTGCGCGCCTTCGAGCGCCGGCACGGCCGCATCCCGGACGGCGCCGCCGTGCTGATGTACTCGGGCTGGGGCGCCAAGGTCGGTGACCCGGACGCCTACCGCGGCACCGACGCGGCCGGCACCCTGCACTTCCCGGGGTTCGGGGTGGACGCCTGCGAGTGGCTGCTGCGGCACCGCCGGATCCGCTCGCTCGGCGTCGACACGCTGAGCATCGACCCGGGCGTCTCCACCACCTTCGACGCCCACCTGGCGCTGACCGGCGCCGACCGTTACGGCCTGGAGAACCTGGCCAACCTGCAGCAGATCCCGCGGCACGGGGCGACCATCTTCGTCGGCCTGATCCCCTACGAGGGTGGCTCCGGCGGTCAGGCCCGCGTGCTCGCCACCTGGTAG
- a CDS encoding MFS transporter, translating into MPIALYALAIGGFGIGLTEFVIAGLLPEVAAEFQVTEAAAGGLISGYALAVAVGAILLTAALGRVDRRRALLALMVLFIAGNLLSAIAPTYGLMLLGRILAALCHGAFFGIGAVVAADLVPAERKAAAISTMFTGLTVANVLGVPLGTFLGQAAGWRATFWAIAAIGVLALIGIAVLTPATPAPRGGGLLGEFRAFASVQVWLSILVTVLGFGGMFGAFSYLAYTLTGVSGFGAGAVPWLLIVFGVGLFAGNILGGRAADRNLPVTLLSLLAGLAVVLALFALTAGHQAAAVAGLLLMGGFGFATVPGLQMRILGQATQAPTLASGANIAAFNIGNAFGAWLGGLTITAGLGYRAPLWAGAAVTLAALLVYALATRLRNGEFNRAAGELVPVTH; encoded by the coding sequence GTGCCCATCGCCCTGTATGCCCTCGCCATCGGCGGGTTCGGCATCGGCCTGACCGAGTTCGTCATCGCCGGCCTGCTCCCCGAGGTGGCCGCCGAGTTCCAGGTGACCGAGGCGGCCGCCGGCGGCCTCATCTCCGGGTACGCCCTCGCGGTCGCGGTCGGCGCGATCCTGCTCACCGCCGCCCTCGGCCGGGTCGACCGCCGCCGGGCCCTGCTCGCGCTGATGGTGCTCTTCATCGCCGGGAACCTGCTCTCCGCGATCGCCCCGACCTACGGCCTGATGCTGCTCGGCCGGATCCTCGCCGCGCTCTGCCACGGCGCGTTCTTCGGCATCGGCGCGGTGGTCGCCGCCGACCTGGTCCCGGCCGAGCGCAAGGCCGCCGCCATCTCGACCATGTTCACCGGCCTGACCGTCGCCAACGTGCTCGGCGTGCCGCTCGGCACCTTTCTCGGCCAGGCCGCCGGCTGGCGGGCCACCTTCTGGGCGATCGCCGCGATCGGGGTGCTCGCGCTGATCGGCATCGCCGTCCTCACCCCGGCCACCCCGGCCCCGCGCGGCGGCGGCCTGCTCGGCGAGTTCCGAGCCTTCGCCAGCGTCCAGGTCTGGCTGTCCATCCTGGTCACCGTGCTCGGGTTCGGCGGCATGTTCGGCGCCTTCAGCTACCTGGCCTACACGCTCACCGGCGTCAGCGGGTTCGGTGCCGGCGCCGTACCGTGGCTGTTGATCGTCTTTGGTGTGGGCCTCTTCGCCGGCAACATCCTCGGTGGCCGGGCCGCCGACCGGAACCTGCCGGTCACCCTGCTGAGTCTGCTCGCCGGCCTGGCCGTGGTGCTGGCCCTGTTCGCGCTGACCGCCGGCCACCAGGCCGCCGCGGTGGCCGGGCTGCTGCTGATGGGCGGGTTCGGCTTCGCCACCGTGCCCGGTCTGCAGATGCGCATCCTCGGCCAGGCCACCCAGGCGCCGACCCTGGCCTCCGGCGCGAACATCGCCGCCTTCAACATCGGCAACGCCTTCGGCGCCTGGCTCGGCGGCCTCACCATCACGGCCGGGCTCGGCTACCGCGCGCCGCTCTGGGCCGGCGCCGCGGTGACTCTGGCCGCCCTGCTCGTCTACGCCCTGGCGACTCGTCTCCGCAACGGTGAATTCAACCGCGCCGCCGGGGAACTCGTTCCGGTAACCCACTGA